From Sodalis glossinidius str. 'morsitans', the proteins below share one genomic window:
- the pgi gene encoding glucose-6-phosphate isomerase: MKDINPSHTAAWKALQQHFATMKDVQISDLFAQEPERFSSFSATFNDQMLVDYSKNRITAETLTRLLALAEECGVKEAIAAMFSGEKINRTEDRAVLHVALRNRSNTPINVDDKDVMPDVNAVLVKMKQFCDRVIGGEWKGYTGRIITDIVNIGIGGSDLGPYMVTEALRPYKNHLNMHYVSNVDGTHIAETIKDLDPATTLFLVASKTFTTQETMTNAHSARDWFLKTAGDEQHVARHFAALSTNAKAVAEFGIDTENMFEFWDWVGGRYSLWSAIGLSIALSLGFDNFEKLLSGAHAMDHHFVSTPLDKNLPVLLALIGIWYNNFFGMETEAILPYDQYMHRFAAYFQQGNMESNGKYVDREGHPVSYQTGPIIWGEPGTNGQHSFYQLIHQGTKIVPCDFIAPAISHNPLTDHHAKLLSNFFAQTEALAFGKSREAVEQEFSAAGKSPDQVQHVAPFKVFEGNRPTNSILLREITPYSLGALIALYEHKIFTQGAILNIYTFDQWGVELGKQLANRILPELAQDNPIDAHDSSTNGLINRYKSWRH, from the coding sequence ATGAAAGATATCAATCCTAGTCATACCGCGGCCTGGAAAGCGCTGCAACAACATTTCGCTACGATGAAAGACGTGCAGATAAGCGACCTGTTCGCGCAGGAGCCTGAGCGTTTTTCCTCTTTCTCGGCCACCTTCAACGATCAGATGCTGGTGGACTACTCGAAAAACCGCATCACCGCCGAAACATTGACCCGGCTGCTGGCGCTGGCGGAAGAGTGTGGCGTCAAGGAGGCTATCGCCGCCATGTTCAGCGGCGAGAAAATCAACCGTACCGAAGATCGAGCGGTGTTGCATGTTGCGCTGCGCAACCGCAGCAATACGCCGATTAACGTGGACGACAAAGATGTCATGCCGGACGTTAATGCGGTGCTGGTAAAAATGAAACAATTTTGCGATCGGGTAATCGGCGGCGAATGGAAAGGGTATACCGGCCGCATCATTACCGATATCGTTAATATCGGCATCGGTGGCTCCGATCTTGGCCCGTATATGGTGACCGAGGCGCTGCGGCCTTATAAAAATCATCTCAATATGCACTATGTGTCCAACGTGGATGGAACGCATATTGCCGAAACGATAAAAGACCTGGATCCGGCTACCACGTTATTCCTGGTTGCGTCCAAGACCTTTACTACCCAGGAAACCATGACCAACGCCCACAGCGCCCGGGATTGGTTCTTGAAAACCGCCGGGGATGAGCAACATGTCGCCCGCCATTTCGCCGCGCTGTCTACCAACGCAAAAGCGGTAGCGGAATTTGGCATCGATACCGAGAATATGTTTGAGTTCTGGGATTGGGTGGGAGGCCGCTATTCGCTCTGGTCCGCCATCGGTCTGTCCATTGCGCTGTCGCTCGGTTTCGATAATTTTGAAAAACTGCTCAGCGGCGCGCACGCTATGGACCACCACTTCGTCTCGACGCCGCTGGATAAGAATTTACCGGTGCTGCTGGCGCTCATCGGTATTTGGTATAACAATTTCTTCGGCATGGAGACGGAGGCGATTTTACCTTACGATCAATACATGCACCGTTTCGCCGCTTATTTCCAGCAGGGAAATATGGAGTCGAACGGGAAATATGTCGATCGTGAGGGGCATCCTGTCAGCTATCAAACCGGACCTATTATTTGGGGTGAACCGGGCACCAACGGTCAGCATTCGTTTTATCAGCTGATCCACCAAGGCACTAAAATTGTCCCCTGCGACTTTATCGCGCCTGCCATCAGCCACAATCCCCTTACCGATCATCACGCCAAGCTGCTCTCCAATTTCTTTGCTCAGACCGAAGCGCTGGCTTTCGGCAAGTCACGCGAAGCGGTGGAGCAGGAATTCAGCGCGGCCGGGAAATCACCGGATCAAGTGCAGCATGTTGCGCCGTTTAAAGTGTTTGAGGGCAATCGCCCCACCAACTCCATCTTGCTGCGCGAGATTACCCCTTATAGTCTGGGCGCGCTGATTGCGCTGTACGAACACAAGATTTTCACGCAAGGGGCGATATTGAATATTTATACCTTTGACCAGTGGGGCGTTGAGTTAGGCAAACAACTCGCCAACCGCATTCTGCCGGAATTGGCGCAGGATAATCCGATTGATGCCCATGATAGTTCCACCAACGGCCTGATCAATCGCTATAAATCCTGGCGTCACTGA
- the lysC gene encoding lysine-sensitive aspartokinase 3 — MSNNSAVPLRVAKFGGTSVADFDAMDRSADIVLANPSVRLVVLSASAGVTNVLVTLSEGNEAERRAYYLDEIRRIQYSIIDRLAEQTVIREEIDRMIDNIAMLAEAAGLATSLALTDELVSHGELMSTLLFVEVLRQRGVPAAWFDVRKVMRTNDQFGRAEPDSHALKAQARTLLLPRLETELVITQGFIGSEAKERTTTLGRGGSDYTAALLGEALEAGRIDIWTDVPGIYTTDPRVVPTAKRIDEISFEEAAEMATFGAKILHPATLLPAVRSAIPVFVGSSKDPGAGGTLVYNHTDNPPLFSALALRRRQTLLTLHSLNMLHARGFLAEVFNILARHAISVDPITTSEVSVALTMDTTGSTTTCASLLTQALLTELSSLCRVEVEEDLALVALIGNKLSQACGVGKEVFGVLDPFNIRLICYGASSHNLCLLVPGHDAEQVVRTLHSALFD, encoded by the coding sequence ATGTCAAACAACTCTGCTGTTCCCCTGCGGGTAGCCAAATTCGGCGGCACCAGCGTGGCCGATTTCGACGCGATGGACCGCAGCGCGGATATCGTTTTAGCCAATCCCTCGGTGCGTCTGGTGGTGCTTTCCGCCTCGGCCGGCGTCACCAATGTGCTGGTCACACTGTCGGAAGGCAACGAAGCGGAGCGCCGCGCCTACTATCTGGATGAAATCCGCCGCATTCAATACAGCATTATCGACCGTTTGGCGGAGCAGACGGTGATCCGTGAAGAGATCGACCGGATGATCGATAATATCGCCATGCTGGCCGAGGCGGCGGGTCTGGCGACGTCTCTGGCACTGACCGATGAGCTGGTCAGCCACGGCGAATTGATGTCAACGCTGCTGTTTGTGGAAGTCTTGCGCCAACGCGGCGTGCCGGCGGCGTGGTTTGATGTGCGTAAAGTCATGCGTACCAACGATCAATTCGGCCGTGCCGAACCGGACAGCCATGCCCTTAAGGCGCAGGCGCGCACCCTGCTGCTGCCGCGCCTGGAAACTGAGCTGGTCATCACCCAAGGCTTTATCGGCAGCGAGGCAAAGGAGCGCACCACCACACTCGGACGCGGCGGCAGCGACTATACCGCAGCGCTGCTCGGGGAAGCGCTGGAGGCGGGGCGAATCGATATCTGGACCGATGTGCCCGGCATCTATACCACCGATCCGCGCGTCGTGCCGACGGCCAAGCGCATTGACGAAATCAGCTTCGAGGAAGCCGCGGAAATGGCCACCTTTGGCGCCAAAATTCTGCACCCGGCGACGCTTCTGCCGGCGGTACGCAGCGCGATTCCGGTCTTCGTCGGCTCCAGTAAGGATCCCGGCGCTGGCGGCACGCTGGTGTATAATCACACCGACAATCCGCCGTTGTTCAGCGCTTTAGCTTTGCGCCGGCGCCAGACGCTGCTGACATTGCACAGCCTCAATATGCTGCACGCCCGCGGTTTTTTGGCGGAAGTGTTTAATATTCTGGCGCGGCATGCCATCTCGGTGGATCCTATCACCACCTCCGAAGTCAGCGTGGCGTTGACCATGGATACCACCGGCTCCACCACCACCTGCGCGAGCCTGCTCACGCAGGCGCTGCTGACCGAGCTCTCCTCGTTGTGCCGGGTAGAAGTGGAAGAGGATCTGGCGTTAGTGGCATTGATTGGTAATAAACTGTCGCAGGCCTGCGGGGTGGGAAAAGAGGTGTTCGGGGTTCTGGATCCGTTCAACATCCGGCTTATCTGTTACGGCGCCAGCAGCCATAATCTTTGCCTGCTGGTGCCGGGCCACGACGCCGAGCAGGTGGTGCGAACCCTGCACAGCGCGCTGTTCGACTGA
- a CDS encoding Dabb family protein, whose protein sequence is MFVYLLLHRWPEAYLALCDIRMAPWTGRRDIPFRACRSPRIGTTTWSSFAPTTKAGCRRVHDRAQRLSAIPSRCFKRNDSVSSAGAVGIPGIKNARWHENRSRVQRYKGFRHMLALWFDDRAALEVYMAHPHHHSVSADVLLPALAQGGESR, encoded by the coding sequence ATGTTCGTCTATTTACTGCTTCACCGTTGGCCAGAAGCATATCTGGCGCTTTGCGACATTCGTATGGCGCCATGGACTGGGCGCAGGGATATCCCATTTCGTGCCTGCAGGTCCCCAAGGATAGGCACTACCACCTGGTCATCGTTTGCACCAACGACCAAAGCGGGTTGCAGGAGGGTTCATGATAGAGCACAACGTCTTTCTGCAATTCCGTCAAGATGCTTCAAAAGAAACGATTCAGTCAGTAGCGCAGGCGCTGTTGGCATTCCGGGCATCAAAAACGCGCGCTGGCACGAAAACCGCAGCCGCGTACAGCGCTATAAAGGCTTCCGCCACATGCTTGCGCTGTGGTTCGACGATAGGGCTGCGCTGGAAGTGTATATGGCCCATCCCCATCATCATTCGGTCAGTGCTGACGTTCTGTTGCCGGCATTGGCGCAGGGGGGCGAGTCTCGCTAA
- a CDS encoding alcohol dehydrogenase catalytic domain-containing protein, which yields MLFSVTFATQEGLLWRNAGKQVVTLAQDNDYIYQGETLRLILNSGGYYDEKIKMSPWLDIGYEEMERMLTLHQVLSNKITCGECEYCQEGWLNHCLQMKALGVTHHGGFATHICAPKSHLHALSLRDPRLGVLVELLASVMHGLHRLITAAALQQTEAPRMLLVG from the coding sequence ATGTTGTTTAGCGTGACCTTTGCAACTCAGGAGGGTCTGCTCTGGCGTAATGCCGGTAAGCAAGTGGTCACGCTGGCGCAGGATAATGATTATATCTACCAGGGGGAGACACTGCGCCTGATCCTCAATAGCGGCGGCTATTACGACGAGAAAATCAAAATGTCCCCATGGCTGGACATTGGTTATGAAGAGATGGAGCGCATGCTGACCCTTCACCAGGTTTTAAGTAACAAAATTACCTGCGGTGAATGCGAGTATTGTCAGGAAGGCTGGCTAAACCATTGTTTACAAATGAAAGCGTTAGGAGTGACTCATCACGGCGGTTTCGCGACCCATATTTGCGCACCGAAAAGTCATTTGCATGCCTTATCGCTGAGGGATCCTCGTCTGGGTGTGCTGGTAGAGCTGCTGGCGAGCGTAATGCATGGTCTGCATCGTTTAATAACCGCCGCAGCATTACAGCAAACCGAGGCGCCGCGTATGTTGCTTGTCGGGTAG
- the gntK gene encoding gluconokinase, protein MTTQTQNHIFVLMGVSGSGKSVVATALSRELSAAFLDGDFLHPRANINKMSAGHALNDDDRAPWLGAINDAAFAMQRTNAISIIVCSALKKHYRDRLREGNPNLSFIYMKGHFEVIEERMKARKGHFFKPQMLVSQFETLEEPGSDEPDVHAINIDQPLDNVIADTVAWIRTATAG, encoded by the coding sequence ATGACCACCCAAACTCAAAACCATATTTTCGTCCTGATGGGCGTGTCGGGCAGCGGCAAATCCGTTGTGGCCACCGCCCTGTCCCGGGAGCTGTCCGCGGCCTTTCTCGACGGCGATTTTCTGCATCCGCGCGCCAACATTAATAAGATGTCCGCCGGCCATGCGCTCAATGACGATGACCGGGCCCCTTGGCTGGGCGCCATCAATGACGCCGCTTTCGCGATGCAGCGTACCAACGCCATCTCCATTATCGTGTGTTCAGCGTTGAAAAAGCATTACCGCGATCGTTTGCGTGAAGGGAACCCCAATTTGTCCTTCATTTACATGAAAGGTCACTTTGAGGTAATCGAAGAGCGCATGAAAGCCCGTAAAGGACACTTCTTTAAACCGCAAATGCTGGTATCCCAATTCGAGACCCTGGAAGAGCCGGGCAGCGATGAGCCGGATGTGCATGCCATTAATATCGATCAGCCTCTGGATAATGTCATTGCCGATACTGTTGCCTGGATCCGTACCGCCACCGCCGGCTGA
- the metA gene encoding homoserine O-acetyltransferase MetA — MPIRVFDELPAVNFLRNENVFVMTSSRASTQEIRSLKVLILNLMPKKIETENQFLRLLSNSPLQVDIQLLRIDSRESKNTPAEHLNNFYCNFEDIQHDNFDGLVVTGAPLSLVDFHDVVFWPQIDRVLHWARDHVTSTLFVCWAVQAALNILYGIPKMTRQQKLAGVYQHHLLKPHALLTRGFDETFLAPHSRNADFPTAMIRQHTDLEILAESDEAGAYLFASHDKRLAFVTGHPEYDALTLASEYHRDRENGLNPSLPVNYFLQDNPDLTPKASWRSHGHLLVANWLNYYVYQITPYDLRRMNPTLE; from the coding sequence ATGCCGATTCGGGTATTCGACGAGTTACCTGCAGTGAATTTTCTGCGTAACGAAAATGTCTTTGTGATGACGTCCTCGCGCGCCAGCACGCAGGAAATACGCTCGTTAAAAGTGCTGATCCTCAATCTGATGCCGAAGAAAATCGAAACCGAAAACCAATTTCTGCGTTTATTATCCAATTCGCCGCTGCAGGTGGATATTCAACTATTGCGCATCGACAGTCGAGAATCCAAGAACACGCCCGCCGAGCATCTGAATAATTTTTACTGTAATTTTGAAGACATTCAGCATGATAATTTCGATGGCTTGGTGGTGACCGGAGCGCCGCTGAGCCTGGTGGATTTTCATGATGTGGTCTTCTGGCCGCAGATTGACCGCGTGCTGCACTGGGCACGCGATCATGTGACGTCCACGCTGTTTGTCTGTTGGGCGGTTCAGGCGGCGTTGAATATCCTTTACGGCATTCCCAAAATGACCCGGCAGCAGAAACTGGCGGGCGTCTATCAGCATCACCTGCTGAAACCGCATGCATTGTTGACGCGAGGCTTTGATGAGACCTTTCTGGCCCCCCATTCCCGCAATGCGGATTTCCCTACGGCGATGATTCGCCAGCATACTGATCTGGAAATATTGGCGGAATCCGATGAGGCGGGAGCCTACTTGTTTGCCAGCCATGATAAGCGTCTGGCGTTTGTCACCGGGCATCCTGAATATGATGCGCTGACCCTGGCCAGCGAGTATCACCGCGATCGGGAAAACGGTCTTAATCCATCGTTACCGGTTAACTATTTCCTGCAGGATAACCCCGACCTGACGCCAAAGGCCAGCTGGCGCAGCCACGGTCATTTGCTGGTTGCTAACTGGCTCAATTACTACGTCTATCAGATAACGCCGTACGATTTGCGGCGTATGAATCCGACGCTGGAATAG